Below is a genomic region from Actinomadura sp. NAK00032.
TGGCGTCGGCGCTCAGGAAGTCGGCGGAGCGCAGGTGGTCGTCGCGCATCTTGTTGCCGGTGTCGATGGACGCGGCCTCGATGCGGGCCGTCACCCGCGACGCCTCGACCGGCTCGGCGACCTCGATCCGCCCCTCGAACGCGGCGAACCGGCCGCGGACGCTGGACAGCCCGAGGTGCTGCGCGACGGCGCCGACCGCCGAGTGCGCCGGGTCGATCGTCCAGGTGCCGGGCGGCGGCAGCTCGGTGCCGCCGGCGCGGCCGAGCAGCACCCTGCCGATGTCGGCCGTGCCGGACGTCGAGACGATCAGCGTGGCGGCGGCCGGCTGGAAGCCCATCGCCGTCACGATCACCGTGTAGGTGCCGGCGGGCAGCGGACCGGCGGCGAGCACGCCGTCCTCCCCGGTCCGCTCCCGCGCGACCTGGTTCCCGGCCAGGTCCGTCACGGTGACGACGGCGTGGGGTACCGCCCAGCCGTCCTTCGTCCGCACCGTTCCGCGCAGACCACGCTCAGCGTCC
It encodes:
- a CDS encoding YceI family protein, which gives rise to MRTKDGWAVPHAVVTVTDLAGNQVARERTGEDGVLAAGPLPAGTYTVIVTAMGFQPAAATLIVSTSGTADIGRVLLGRAGGTELPPPGTWTIDPAHSAVGAVAQHLGLSSVRGRFAAFEGRIEVAEPVEASRVTARIEAASIDTGNKMRDDHLRSADFLSADANPCITYEGDGLTAAGPDRWTVHGRLTLNGITRPVDLDLTYLGSGADPWGGVRAAFRATAELRRADFGIRFNQILEAGVAMVGESLRAELEIQAVQGEELPAG